The Flavobacteriales bacterium DNA segment AGATTCCCTCGGGACTACAGGTCAGGGATTTGGGGTCACTGGCCCCTTGATGGTCGGTGTTGTGATTGCAGGATTACTGTATTTCTCGGTCTCCACATACCAGCAGGATGGCCTGGATGAGATGGCCACACAGTTGGAAGAGAATTTAGAAGAGGGTAGGAGACAGGTGGCCATGTACGAGGACTCACTCACTATCATGGAGATACAACTATCCCGAACGATCGATCAGACCCAGGAGATCATCCCATCCCAGACCAAAGTCGACCAACAAGAACTTCAGCGATTTGAGGAAGAGCGGATTCTCAGAAGGGAAGCTCCAGATCCCATCCGGCCCAAAGGTGTGGATAGCAGCCACCGGGAAACGGACTCATCCATCCAGATTCCTCGACCGGATATCTTCTACCTCTCCGACTTCAAACTGGCCGATTATCGCGGTGATTATGGAACAGAGTACTTCTTGAAAAGTGATGTGCTGAGTGGTACAGAGGCGGTCTATGAAGCGCAGGACAATGAATTGAGACAGATAGCAGAGATCCATACAGTCGATTATGAGCAAATGATGGCGGAGATCATGCAATTGTTCTCGTCAAGGGATTACAAGCGCGCCCTTGTGCTTTTGAAACGGGTGGAGAGCAAACATCCCAATGACCTCAACGTGGCCTTCTACGGGGGGCTGTGCTATTATAATCTGGGGCGATGGGACCGGGCCACCAAGTATTTCAGAAGGGCCATGACCCACCCACGTAAGGTCTTC contains these protein-coding regions:
- a CDS encoding tetratricopeptide repeat protein — protein: MDNHSGIWTEEHFKAYRQGRMNELDAQRFEQDMLDDPFLSEAFEGYVLASGQLSMADLQSKWDQRGGDSLGTTGQGFGVTGPLMVGVVIAGLLYFSVSTYQQDGLDEMATQLEENLEEGRRQVAMYEDSLTIMEIQLSRTIDQTQEIIPSQTKVDQQELQRFEEERILRREAPDPIRPKGVDSSHRETDSSIQIPRPDIFYLSDFKLADYRGDYGTEYFLKSDVLSGTEAVYEAQDNELRQIAEIHTVDYEQMMAEIMQLFSSRDYKRALVLLKRVESKHPNDLNVAFYGGLCYYNLGRWDRATKYFRRAMTHPRKVFDQEGEWYLALALKQQDKDASAQSILQGIVDKEGFYAQKARALLGL